One window of Aliarcobacter lanthieri genomic DNA carries:
- the hisF gene encoding imidazole glycerol phosphate synthase subunit HisF, whose product MNSLAKRIIPCLDVNNGRVVKGVNFIGLKDAGDPVEIAKRYNDEGADELTFLDITASYENRGTIVDIVKNVAKEVFIPLTVGGGIRKLDDIYTLLNVGCDKISINSSAVSTPNLIDDGAKRFGSQCIVVAIDVKRVNDGSYHVFVKGGREDTGLDALIWAKEVYSRGAGEILLTSMDTDGVKQGFDLKITEQISKLVDIPVIASGGAGNMQHFKEAYQVGASAALAASIFHFKEIDIMDLKRYLEQNGISVRI is encoded by the coding sequence TTGAATAGTTTAGCAAAAAGAATTATACCTTGTTTAGATGTGAATAATGGTAGAGTTGTAAAAGGTGTTAATTTTATTGGATTAAAAGATGCTGGAGATCCAGTTGAAATAGCAAAAAGATATAATGATGAAGGTGCAGATGAATTAACATTTTTAGATATTACTGCAAGTTATGAGAACAGAGGAACTATTGTTGATATTGTTAAAAATGTAGCAAAAGAAGTTTTTATTCCTTTAACTGTTGGTGGTGGTATTAGAAAATTAGATGATATTTATACTTTATTAAATGTTGGTTGTGACAAAATATCTATAAATTCAAGTGCAGTTTCAACACCAAATTTAATAGATGATGGTGCAAAAAGATTTGGTAGTCAATGTATAGTTGTTGCCATCGATGTAAAAAGAGTTAATGATGGTTCTTATCATGTTTTTGTAAAAGGTGGAAGAGAAGATACTGGACTTGATGCTTTAATATGGGCAAAAGAAGTGTATAGTAGAGGTGCAGGAGAAATACTTTTAACTTCTATGGATACTGATGGTGTAAAACAAGGTTTTGATTTAAAAATTACTGAACAAATATCAAAACTTGTAGATATTCCTGTAATTGCAAGTGGAGGAGCAGGAAACATGCAACATTTTAAAGAAGCTTATCAAGTTGGAGCAAGTGCAGCTTTAGCTGCCTCTATTTTCCACTTTAAAGAGATTGATATTATGGATTTAAAAAGATATTTAGAACAAAATGGAATAAGTGTAAGGATATAA
- a CDS encoding SIMPL domain-containing protein: MKKNILVTTLLLGVSAFSYELNFSKSFSKNVNADTLVTNVNITVEKKDEKSVNNEIEKFNNFLKNTKNITLENTNYNLSPKYEYINNKSVFKGYSGDLRFNAKSQEASLVNAFLNDLFALKDSIKSNDLKVNVSNLSWELSNKLQTKVTDELRFETLIWIEDYSKELSSKITKKCEVKNVNINEEYGYIMPRAKMMSSSMLDSVQISESNDITPLNDEQNIKINTNFVLDCK; the protein is encoded by the coding sequence ATGAAAAAGAATATATTAGTAACTACCCTACTTTTAGGAGTTTCTGCATTTTCTTATGAATTAAATTTTAGTAAAAGTTTTTCAAAAAATGTTAACGCAGATACTTTAGTAACAAATGTAAATATTACAGTAGAAAAAAAAGATGAAAAATCTGTAAACAATGAAATAGAAAAGTTTAATAATTTTTTAAAGAATACAAAGAATATTACGTTAGAAAATACAAATTATAATTTGAGCCCAAAATATGAATATATAAATAATAAATCAGTTTTTAAAGGTTATAGTGGAGATTTGAGATTTAATGCAAAATCGCAAGAAGCAAGTCTAGTAAATGCTTTTCTCAATGATTTATTCGCACTAAAAGATAGTATAAAATCAAATGATTTAAAAGTTAATGTTTCAAATTTATCTTGGGAATTAAGTAATAAATTACAAACTAAAGTTACAGATGAACTTAGATTTGAAACTTTAATTTGGATAGAAGATTATTCAAAAGAACTATCATCTAAAATCACAAAAAAGTGTGAAGTAAAAAATGTAAACATAAATGAAGAATATGGATATATAATGCCAAGAGCAAAAATGATGAGTAGTTCAATGTTAGATAGTGTACAAATTAGTGAATCAAATGATATTACACCATTAAATGATGAACAAAATATTAAAATAAATACAAATTTTGTATTGGATTGTAAGTGA
- a CDS encoding purine-nucleoside phosphorylase, with amino-acid sequence MIISAGRNETFPFSTSIGVGLIETSINLTRICLFNKPEYLLFIGSAGSYGDFKIFDIIESKKASNIELGFLTQSAYTPLDNVIESDNNFVKNDTIVNSSNYISTNEDITKEFLDYGIGVENMEFFSVLSVAKEFQIPVAGIFVVTNYTNENAHEDFLKNHKNAMDKLTNYLVQKDIIKIKMEK; translated from the coding sequence GTGATTATAAGTGCTGGAAGAAATGAAACTTTTCCTTTTTCTACTTCAATTGGTGTAGGGTTAATAGAAACTTCTATAAATCTTACACGAATATGTCTTTTTAATAAGCCAGAATATTTACTTTTTATTGGAAGTGCTGGAAGTTATGGAGATTTCAAAATATTTGATATTATTGAATCTAAGAAAGCTTCAAACATTGAATTGGGATTTTTAACACAAAGTGCTTATACTCCACTAGATAATGTGATAGAAAGTGATAATAACTTTGTAAAAAATGACACAATAGTAAATAGTTCAAATTATATTTCAACAAATGAAGATATTACAAAAGAATTTTTAGATTATGGAATTGGTGTTGAAAATATGGAATTCTTTTCAGTTCTAAGTGTAGCAAAAGAGTTTCAAATACCAGTAGCAGGAATATTTGTAGTAACAAATTATACAAATGAAAATGCACATGAAGATTTTTTAAAGAATCATAAAAATGCTATGGATAAACTAACAAACTATCTAGTACAAAAAGATATAATTAAAATAAAAATGGAAAAGTAA
- the rlmN gene encoding 23S rRNA (adenine(2503)-C(2))-methyltransferase RlmN, whose product MAKEQLISIYDFTLDELKNRLKPSFRAKQVYNWLYKKYANSYDEMKNLPKELIEDLKTNYPIDIMHVVKKEQSIDGSIKYLFKLRDNHTIEAVLLLMKDKKIDEDGQIVRSEKYTVCISSQVGCKVGCSFCLTAKGGFVRNLTVGEYIAQIVHIKRDNQIAENKALNIVYMGMGEPLDNFDNFIKAVEIFSELDGLAISRRRQTVSTSGIASKIKKLGEKDLQIQLAISLHAVDDELRSELIPMNKAYNIASIIEAVKAFPVDTRKKVMFEYLVIKDKNDSIDAAKKLVSLLNGIQAKVNLIYFNPYPGTSYKRPQEKDMLKFKDFLNSKGVICTIRESKGLDISAACGQLKEKDANGNN is encoded by the coding sequence ATGGCAAAAGAGCAATTAATATCTATTTATGATTTCACATTAGATGAATTAAAAAATAGATTAAAACCATCATTTAGAGCAAAACAAGTTTATAATTGGCTTTATAAAAAATATGCAAATTCATATGATGAAATGAAAAATTTACCAAAAGAGTTGATAGAAGATTTAAAAACAAATTATCCAATAGATATTATGCATGTTGTAAAAAAAGAACAAAGTATTGATGGAAGTATTAAATATCTTTTTAAATTAAGAGATAATCATACTATTGAAGCAGTATTACTTTTAATGAAAGATAAAAAAATAGATGAAGATGGACAAATAGTAAGAAGTGAAAAATATACTGTTTGTATATCTTCTCAAGTTGGCTGTAAAGTTGGCTGTAGTTTCTGTTTAACTGCAAAAGGTGGCTTTGTAAGAAACCTTACAGTTGGAGAGTATATAGCTCAAATTGTGCACATAAAAAGAGATAATCAAATAGCTGAAAATAAAGCTTTAAATATCGTTTATATGGGAATGGGTGAACCACTTGATAATTTTGATAATTTTATAAAAGCGGTTGAGATTTTTTCAGAACTTGATGGTTTAGCTATTAGTAGAAGAAGACAAACTGTTTCAACTTCTGGAATAGCAAGTAAGATAAAAAAGTTAGGTGAAAAAGATTTACAAATTCAACTTGCTATTTCTCTTCATGCTGTTGATGATGAACTAAGAAGTGAACTTATTCCTATGAATAAAGCTTATAATATTGCTTCTATTATAGAAGCGGTAAAGGCTTTCCCTGTTGATACTAGAAAAAAAGTTATGTTTGAATATTTGGTTATAAAAGATAAAAATGATAGTATTGATGCTGCAAAAAAACTGGTTAGTTTACTAAATGGAATACAAGCAAAAGTGAACTTAATATATTTTAATCCATATCCAGGGACTTCATATAAAAGACCACAAGAAAAAGATATGCTAAAATTCAAAGATTTTTTAAACTCTAAGGGAGTAATCTGCACAATTAGAGAATCAAAAGGTTTAGATATTAGTGCTGCATGTGGACAATTAAAAGAGAAGGATGCAAATGGGAATAATTGA
- the gltX gene encoding glutamate--tRNA ligase, producing MTVTRFAPSPTGYLHIGGLRTSLYSYLWARKNGGIFRLRIEDTDLERNSEDALKAIIEAFDWVGLSYDGEVEYQSKRTDIYKEYINKLLDNGKAYKCYMSKEELDILRSAQEAAKQTPRYDGTWRPEDGKTLPPIPAGVNPVIRIKAPKNGEIRFVDGVKGDMKFDSSFVDDFVIARSNGMPTYNFVVTVDDALMEMTDVIRGDDHLSNTPKQIVIYEALGFKIPKFYHVPMINNPEGKKLSKRDGAMDVMDYKRLGYLPEALLNFLVRLGWSNGDQEIFSMEEMLKLFDPSNINKSASAYNAEKLLWLNSEYIKKASNDRLEKELKFFDLDLSKLDKKDDLLNLAKQRANTLLDLKKSIEDILNIPNSYDEAGVKKFVKEDTKNILEKYLNLLKENKNFLNSVEKIENFTKPFIEEYSLKFPQLFQPIRIAITGGTQAPSVYDIIFILGFDEVFSRISKALEKNFQNS from the coding sequence ATGACAGTTACAAGATTTGCTCCAAGCCCAACTGGATATTTACATATTGGTGGATTAAGAACTTCATTATATAGTTATTTATGGGCAAGAAAGAATGGTGGTATTTTTAGACTTAGAATTGAGGATACAGATTTAGAAAGAAATAGTGAAGATGCTTTAAAAGCTATAATTGAAGCTTTTGATTGGGTTGGATTAAGTTATGATGGAGAAGTTGAGTATCAATCAAAAAGAACAGATATATATAAAGAATATATAAATAAATTATTAGATAACGGAAAAGCTTATAAGTGTTATATGAGTAAAGAAGAACTTGATATTTTAAGATCAGCACAAGAAGCAGCAAAACAGACTCCAAGGTATGATGGAACTTGGAGACCTGAAGATGGTAAAACTTTACCACCTATTCCAGCTGGAGTTAATCCTGTAATTAGAATTAAAGCACCAAAAAATGGCGAGATTAGATTTGTTGATGGTGTAAAAGGTGATATGAAGTTTGATTCTTCTTTTGTAGATGATTTTGTAATTGCAAGAAGTAATGGAATGCCAACATATAACTTTGTTGTAACAGTAGATGATGCTTTGATGGAGATGACAGATGTTATAAGAGGAGATGACCATTTATCAAATACTCCAAAACAGATAGTTATTTATGAAGCTTTAGGTTTTAAAATTCCAAAGTTTTATCATGTTCCTATGATAAATAATCCAGAAGGCAAAAAACTATCAAAAAGAGATGGAGCAATGGATGTTATGGATTATAAAAGATTAGGATATTTACCAGAAGCACTCTTAAATTTTTTAGTAAGACTTGGATGGTCAAATGGAGATCAAGAGATTTTTAGTATGGAAGAGATGTTGAAACTTTTTGATCCTTCAAATATCAATAAATCAGCATCAGCATATAATGCTGAAAAGCTATTATGGTTAAATAGTGAATATATTAAAAAAGCTTCAAATGATAGATTAGAAAAAGAACTAAAGTTTTTTGATCTAGATTTATCAAAGTTAGATAAAAAAGATGATTTATTAAATTTAGCAAAACAAAGAGCAAATACTTTATTAGATTTAAAGAAATCAATTGAAGATATTTTAAATATTCCAAACTCTTATGATGAAGCTGGAGTTAAAAAATTTGTTAAAGAAGATACAAAAAATATATTAGAAAAATATCTAAATTTATTAAAAGAGAATAAAAATTTTTTAAATAGTGTTGAAAAAATAGAAAATTTCACAAAACCTTTTATTGAAGAATATAGTTTGAAATTTCCACAACTTTTTCAGCCAATAAGAATAGCAATCACGGGTGGAACGCAAGCACCATCAGTTTATGACATAATTTTTATCTTAGGATTTGATGAAGTATTTTCAAGAATTTCAAAAGCTTTGGAAAAAAATTTTCAAAACTCTTGA
- a CDS encoding RNA recognition motif domain-containing protein encodes MNIYVGNLSYRMNDNDVEAIFAKFGAVKSAKVIMDRETGRSKGFAFVEMAEQSAGQEAIEALNGKETEGRTLRVNEAQPREEKPRRRF; translated from the coding sequence ATGAATATTTACGTAGGTAATTTATCATACAGAATGAATGATAATGATGTTGAAGCAATTTTTGCTAAGTTTGGTGCAGTTAAAAGTGCAAAAGTTATAATGGATAGAGAAACAGGAAGATCTAAAGGTTTTGCATTTGTTGAAATGGCTGAACAATCTGCTGGACAAGAGGCAATTGAAGCTTTAAATGGAAAAGAAACTGAAGGTAGAACTCTAAGAGTTAATGAAGCTCAACCAAGAGAAGAAAAACCAAGAAGAAGATTCTAA